Part of the Musa acuminata AAA Group cultivar baxijiao chromosome BXJ3-10, Cavendish_Baxijiao_AAA, whole genome shotgun sequence genome, CATTATCTGCAATCACATCACTAGATCATGAAAATTCATAATAGTAATATTGATTTTGATAGGGCTTATAACAACCACATAGCATGTATGAAAGTTTCAAGCAGGTGAAGTACTTGTAAGCTGTAGCAAATTTCAAGGGTCTTCTCTTATAGTATCTTGGAAGCCAGTGGATTGAAATGCTTTTTATCTGGATCAAAATGTATCTTGATATTATTCTCTTAGACGCATTATAGTTGTCTTTTAATTAAGCTGCCTTTGCTGCCTCCTTGTTCCCTTTCTAGATAATTCTTGTCAGTAAGCATTTTGAGACTTGTATAGGCACTACAGAATATCGGTGCAATTCCAACATAGTTATGGTAGTGCGAGACATACTAGACAATTATATTTGTGCATGACGTAGCGAACATGTAGAACTCTTAGTATAGCGCAATCTGGTTTAACCTTTTTTATCTGGTGTAATTACACTTGTCTCTCTGTCATAGGTTGTAAAGGTGTCTTGAATGTATCAAGATGAAAATCACCAGCTTTCAGAAAAGGAGCTGCTTAGAGACTGTCAACTTTTGAAGCCTTTTAAggtaaaattatttcataattgttGCAGGGTACCATTTGTTAGATGGTGAACTTACAAGGACGTGTGATTGCTCCTTTCAAGGTAAAACAAACATTCAAAACCACAAGTCACATTTTGAATGTTTGTTTTGATAGTTGACTCTGATTAGGCTATGGAACTCAGCATAAGACTCGAGAAATTTGCTGATGTAAGAACTTCTTTCAGATGATTTATGTACGTGCTTGTTCACCATGAAACTTGTAGATATGCTATTTTGATTTTAAGCcccatatatttttattaaaatttttgctTCCTGGTTTCTTGAACTCGAATATTTCTATTCATGGCACTAAATATTCTCTAATATGGCATATTATTTTGTGATTGGTTTTGGGCCATAGGAAGGTCGGTAAGATGCGAATGTTAAATGGCAACATTGTACTGTGATCAAACTGAGTCCAGACTCGAAATGTTAAATGGTAATATTGTGCTATGGTTTTATTTTTGCTTTGGTTTTTCCCATGCtcaagaagataaagatttttttcatgttctttttttttttaactaagatTTATCAAGTAAATTGGTGTCGAGCAAATTGGTAATGGTTGTCCAGTTCAAGAATTTGGAAGCTGAACCAACTTACAACATCAGCCTTGATTACAACCTCTGTACATCATCATATGTTGAGACACTTCACTGCCAAAAAGTTGAACCAACTTATTAGACGTACAAGTGTTCTTTATAGATGAGCACATGTAATAGGAACACAAGTATCTTACGTTAATCATATATTACAAGGATATCGTTCTCAGTGATAAGACCTCTGCATTGATATTTGTATATCAATGCATCCACGGGTATCTTTCACTGCATTTTCCCTTCAATAATTGTCGACCACTGTGGTGTGCTGGAGACAGCAACGCCGTCCACAAAATATCACAGATAGGATCTGTTTCACCTCCGCTGTGTGCATGACGGTTGAGTTGGTGACCAATCAATATCGGTGGGTCGCTGCTGTTAACTCTTCTTGTCCTGGCTTCCCTACGCCGAGCCAACAGCATTAACGAGCACGCGCCCCACCGTCTGCGCCGCACGACGTCCGTACATCAAATTCATGTGCCTCAGCCAACTCCGTCGTCGAGCCACAGATGGAAGCGTCATATTTTTTATCGTAAAGCCTATCATGTTGTCGTAAGGTTTCGAACGGGAGGCCTTCATTAAATACAGATTCCCAAACACATCGGTACTACCGTGCAATCAAAAGCCGTGGTGTTGACTGGAGCAACTTTGGCCTCTGCTTTGTATTAGTATCTTCCAATCTATTCCTCACTTGTTCTTTTCTCCAACACTTCTTCTGGTACGGACTCATTCCCTTCTGCTTTTCCTTTCAGTAACTTTCTCGTATCTTTATCTCTTCGTATACAAATCTTCCTTGCGGCATGTCTGTAATTTGCATGATGAAGATGGGCAGACCATTCCCCGcatgcctcctcctcctcacacTCGTTGTCTGTCTTCCGGGTTCCGCCGACGGCCTCGTCAGGATTGGGCTGAAGAAGAGGCCGCTGGACCGGAACGGCCGGCTCGCTGCGCGGCTGTCTCACCCGGAGGAGCTCGGTGTCCTGGCCGCCCGTAAGTATGGCCCCCTCCTCCGCGACAGTCCCGGTCTTGAGCACGGCCCGGACGGGCCGGCGGAGCCGGACGACGGCAACATTGTCGCCCTCAAGAACTACATGAACGCTCAGTACTTCGGGGAGATTGGGATCGGTTCTCCGCCGCAGAACTTCACGGTCGTCTTCGACACCGGGAGCTCCAATTTGTGGGTTCCGTCCTCCAAATGCTATTTCTCGGTGAGCCAACTCACAATACTGATTGATTTGAAGAAAGTCATGAAGGGAATAATTATGGTGGTTTTGGTTGCGCAGGTCGCCTGTTTCTTCCATGCCAAATACAAATCGGGCCGGTCGAGCACCTATCAGAAGAATGGTTCGTCTCTATTTCCGTTTATCTATCCACTGGCAGGATCTTGATATCATAATAAACGTCATTTTTATTCTATTGGTAGTTGGAACAAATAGTCATCACAAGTATTTGGTAATCAATTCCACTATACATATAATTCCTTACAAAATGAAATATCTATAACTTCATTTACTTCTGAAACCTCACATGTAATCTTTGCTGACATGTCTTGATATTTATTTAAATGGTTGGTGCAACAAATAGCCATTGCAATTACCTGGGATCTGATTCCAATATAGCTGACTTCCGCGTAAGATAATAAGTTTCAATAACTTCAGACACTCCTGCATCATGCTTGAGTAGGAATTTGGAATCCGTCAATGATACATGTTTGAATGTTGTGTGGATATCACTGGTTTAGATTTACCACATGCATGCTCATACTCTTGTTCTTAAAGGTCAGATCTAAGTGAACCAATTATTACTTATTTTTAGTTAACAGAACTTCAAATAGTATTATTTTTCATTCAACAACTAACCCTCGAGTTTTCAGATCTGTGAGGTCGATTTCAATATGTTCTATAATAACAGTgtttttttacttatattttatgattttaaaaGGGCAGATCTTTGTGACTGGCAATTTTTACCTGTTAATTTTTCATCACTGCTGGCCACTCATATAGGATAGTCTTCATTAAGCAAAGAAAAGGACAGAAGCTTGCaagaaaaagataaatattttgCAATGCTTTATACCTTCAGGTGCACTCGAACtataaaattttctgtttttCTGTGCTTCTCTGTAGATTATTATCATTTTGTATGATCTATTATATCCTTAATTGCATAATTAGTACTAGTACTTCCACTTTTACTATTTAATGCGTACTTTGAAGATATAagaaaccatattttgatatgGAGGTGCCTTTTTTCTATATCATGATCGACTACCTATTCGATTTTagcaatgatttgaactgtaaGAAGTTCAAGAACATTTtcgccaaaaaataattttaagaaaatattgaGTTATTTAACTTAATGTATAGATTCTGCCATCTGTTCACATGGTTATACCTTCATTTAGGCCTTTAATCCACCTGTGCCTTATGGACTTCTAGATTTTCTTATACGGTTATATCTTGACTCATCAACATAAATGTAGGCTTTTTTCTCATGGCTGCATATCAGCATACACTaacatttcagtttgtgcttggaTTGACCATCTTAATTGGTCACAATAGTTCCTACTCAGTCATCATCTTGGATACGTATAGCTGTCATCAGATAAGTATGTGGTTAGCTGTGTCTTGGAAGTTCTTGCCGCTGTCCTCTTTGCCTAGCACATTACACCCATGTTCAGTAATAATCTGGTATTATCATTAAGATTCTTGAATGATTTCCTCTGTATTTATGTTACTTTATAAATTAGTGTTTTCTTTGGGAAACAATATTACTAATTGTAAGAATCTATAAATTTATTGCCTTTTTCctgaatgttgaatgaacaacttATTTTTTTGGAGAACACTTCAAACTAattctttttatcttcttttcaGGTAAATCTGCAAATATTCACTATGGGACCGGATCAATATCAGGTTTCTTTAGTCAAGATCATGTCACAATTGGTGACATTGTTATTAAGGATCAGGTCTGGATCCTATGGAATTCCAATCCCAGTCAATCATGCAATTTTTGCCTTTATAGTTTCTTAAACCCATCACATGACATTGTTGCCAACAATTAGATATGGAGCTTCATAGGATTTCAATCTGATGTATTCTACCCCGTGTAGTTTTGGAAGGTTCTATCTTGTGTTATGGATAGTGCAAACTCACAGTGCTGCTATTTCAGGCCTTCATTGAAGCCACAAGGGAGCCAAGTATTACCTTTTTGGTGGCAAAATTTGATGGAATACTTGGGCTTGGATTTGAAGAAATCTCAGTTGGCAATGCAGTGCCTATATGGTATGCAGTGCATATTGAGTAATACTGCTTGTGATTGTCATTATTTGATGGTATTTTTCCTTTGTTTCTTTGTTTGTTCCTTCTTATTTTTTAACAAGAGATTCCAAAGGCTGTTTCTTTATGTTATAGCTTATAGTAAGTTGGGTTCTTTCCGATCAGCTTAAGCGTTTAGGACAAATGGTAACCAAGTCACTGTTATCACAATGGCTTTGCAAAGACCCAAAGGCTGTTTAATGTTTCACAGTGCATTTGCCCATATATGGGTCTTTGCAAAGCCCATAAACATTTGGCCCATATTTTTATCTTGCACTTGGGTCCATGTGTCAGCTCAAGTGCATTGGCCCAAATTGGACTAACATGTGAGGGTTATCTTAATTGCTTTttgcaaggtatgcaatttcgtatcgtaccggagtttcgacgttcgctcggtatggtacgaaacgtcgccttttataaaatatatatatatatatatatatatatatatatatatatcgttccgtcCGATAACGGGCGGTCTGTGTACCGGTaaactgacggaccggtacgtactacccataccgagcggtattattcgaaattgcataccttgactTTTTGTGTACTTAACGATATTGGCCAAACTGTCTATAAAAATAAGTTGCTGCAGATATATGAAAGGAAAGGAGAGTTGAAGGGATCCACCATCATTACATTTTTAACCAATGGCAGAAAAGACCCTCaggttcaagaaccaataaccattATCATGGAAAgttaatatttcatatgctaggctatggctaaaaacaatcaaGAAATAGTCTTGATGTTCCCGATGATCTTAAAATGAGTGTACCTATTGAAAAGACAGAAAACTAATTAAAATATTGGTTTTCAAGGCTTGGTAACATATTGGCAATTTGTTAAGCTTTAGCTGCTTTATCATACAGCTTTCTCTCTAGCTCCAGAAAAGGGAGCCGATGATTTTAGTTTCTTATTTGAAGACACGTTTCTGcttttattatctttttcttgTGACTAACTCAGCTGCAACAGCTGTTTTTTCTGCACCATTGACTAAACTCAACATGCATTTAGGCAATCAGTTATTTTGTGTTTAGATGCTATAAGGGGTATAAATCAACTAAATGGATTGGATCATCAATTGCCAACTAGTTATAAATCTTAGGTTGGCAGAACATATATATAAAATGTGCTCACAAATACACATTATAGGTGGTATTCTCATGTAAGGGGAACGTAGGGACCATCAATTTAATGCTGTTTTATACTGCACACTTTAATAAATCTATATTCTATATTTTCTATTGTGTGTTATCTATTTGTATGCGAGCATGCATGAGTGGGAGCATGCATAGATGTATTATATTACATAGTGATTCTCTATAATCAGTTCTTTTAAAACAAAGCAGAGGCTTACTGAAGGTGTGAAAAATCAGTTTCTGATCAAATTTATCACTGTCTGATGTGAACAACTTTGGAGAAAAATGCTCCTTGCATGAGAGACTACAAAGAGAAACAGATCCTTAATTAGTAGTCTTGTGCAAATTTCCTAATCATGCCTATTCAGGCTATTTTATATCACAGTTATGCTATGTGACTAGTTTTTCCTCAACAGGGACTGCCAACAGCATACCAAAACTCATCATGCCACAAATATTAATaccttattataattttttattttcatgtgatcaagaaggggctTTGTCAAAACTATCGAACACTTCTAGATTTAATGCTTATGCTATTGCTTGTAATGTTTGCAATAGGTGTCATATTCCGTTCATCATGATTCTAGTGCCAAAAGGGAACTGTCAATGGAACtttgaaataaattaattttagctTCTTTTATTTGACAGGTACAACATGGTCAATCAAAGTCTTGTTAAAGAGCCTATATTCTCTTTCTGGTTCAACCGGAATGCAAATGAAGGGGAGGGAGGTGAAATTGTTTTCGGAGGGACTGACCGAGAGCATTACAAAGGCGAACACGTTTATGTTCCCATAACTAAGAAAGGCTATTGGCAGGTTGATTATGTATTTTTATTTGAGCATATAAGTTTTAGTCTTTCTTTCTGTTTATGTAATCTATTAGTTTTCTTTTGCAGTTTGACATGGAAGATGTCCTTGTTGGCGGCCAAACAACTGGTAGTGCATTCaagttctttattttttttaacaaaatttaTTTTAGTGTAAATAAATCTTTCATTTTACGCTTTTTAAGCTTGGTACATATTTGATTTCAGGATTCTGTTCTGGAGGATGTGCAGCAATTGTGGATTCTGGAACTTCACTGATTGCTGGCCCAACAGTAAGTTTTGAAAAATTACATGTGAAGATATGGCATGCCTCCCTTTATATCTATTATTGTATTTTTAGTTTGCTCTATAGGCATTTTTTTTCATCATATCTGTGTGATATATGTTCGTGAGAACTTCACGCACTTTTAGAGATCTGTAGCCCTCAAGTGTTTGAAATTCTATATACACATATTTAAAAGCTTGACTTTTCATATGCATGCCAACATTTCATTGACAACACTCTTTGTTCTTGTGATACTTCAAAAGTCACAATTTGCAAGCAATTCTTTCGAGGATGGACAAATGCAGTCGTCATTTTGCAGTGGCCTGTGTGCAACTTTGATGCATAAACAATTAGTCTGGACCTTATTTACATTACTTGTATAGCTACTTCCTAAAAGATCTAGTAAATTCTATTATCGAATTCTTGGCTTCTTATGCATAAGAAACCAACAGAAACATATACCGTAGAATATGTATTCTGGCAGTGATTAGAATTAGAAAGtttgacaaaaaaattatatagaaaaAGATACTGATTTCCATTTTAGGAAATCTGGAAAAAAAATTAGGAAATAACTGACCTTTAAGCTTCTTATGAAATAGTTCAGCTAATGTGCAAAATCATATTGATAACCTTTATTCTTCATAGTCTTGAAGCTATAATGTTAATGGCCAGTTGTGATTGCCCGTAGTGCCCTTTCTGGTTAAGACCATAGTTTCTGATCTGTTATGTGCATAAACATGTACTTCTTGGATCTGAAAGTCATAATCCCTGTATGCAATCTCATTAAAACTGGTGTAGCTAACAAGTTTTTTGAAATTTCTTTGCAGACTGTTATCGCAGAGGTAAACCAGAAAATTGGAGCGGATGGTGTTGTTAGCCAACAGTGCAAAGCAGTAGTTGCACAATATGGTGAAACCATTATGAACATGATATTAGCAAAGGTTCTTACCATTATCCTCTAGACAGAATTCTTTTGAAGGACTTCCATCAAATGTTTAAGAcaaatgatttcattaattctgtGGTTCCTGTTGTAGGAAGAACCAGCGAAGATTTGTTCTAAGATTGGTCTTTGTGCTTTCAATGGAACTCAAGGGGTCAGGTTCGCATCAATAAAATGTTCTTCTATATATGTAACTCTCAGAATATATTTCTTTTCCTTTACTATATCTATTTCTGTGTACGCAGTTTGGGCATCAAGAGTGTGGTCGACAACCAAGTCGAAAAATTAGATAGTGGTCTCAGCAATGGTATGTGTTCCTACTGTGAAATGGCAGTCGTATGGATGCAAAGTCAGCTCACGCAGAACAAGACACTAGAGCAGGTGTTGAACTATCTCAATGAGGTGAGGTTGCATCCGGAGACACTTTTATTTAGCCTCGGATGTTGTCTGTATATATTTCCCTTGTTCATTGCAGTTATGCGAGCGAATACCAAGTCCCATGGGGGAATCAGCCGTCGACTGTAATAGTCTCCCCTCCATGCCTGTGATAACTTTCAATATTGGTGGAAGGAATTTTGACCTCAGGCCAGAGCAGGTAGATAGTAATTAATGACTTTCCATTAGAATAATGAAGTATGATTGCTCCTATTAAATCAAATCAGCTCTTTTGGTTCATTTCACTTGCTAGAATCCCACTTGAAAGGATGTTGCCAAGGTTAGTTTTACTCGCCTGACCATGGGAAAAGAACCGCAGATCAGACTGATGCATCAAGCACTTAATCTACTTGCATCAAGCACTTAATGCTGATGTGTGAAAGGACTGGATGACCTGCGACTAACACTTGTCTTTTTGATAGAATCCAACATCTAAAATTTAATGCTAGATGATCCTATTATTATCTCTAGTTGATTGCTTTAGATGATCCTATTCTATTTATCCCATATTCCCACTATGAGTGAGGCGCTTGCTGTGGGTCTGTAGACCAGAGAACTGCAGGAAACATACATTTCCTTATATGATAGATGGGTATGGACATGAGAGCTTCTCTTCAGCATCTGTGGCAGATTAGTCCATTTGAAACTGGGTATCATGGTTGCTTTGCATCAAGCTTCATATGTTCAAAGGACTTGACTTGTTCTTGTGCACAACTCGAATAATTCCTTCTGATCAAGTTTCAACTGTTCTTTGAATACAATAATGGCCTGATCATCTCTAATTTTTGCTCATCTGTTACAGTACATACTCAAAGTTGCCAGTGGAGGATCTGAGCAGTGCATCAGTGGATTTACAGCTCTGGATGTGCCCCAAGGTCCACTTTGGTACGCCACCTTCTCCATATGCCTCTACAGTACATACTCCCGGTTGTAGCCGGAGTCAGCCTCTGATGTATGTGTGATTCCTCCATGGCCACAGGGTACTCGGTGATGTTTTCATGGGAGCGTATCACACTGTGTTTGACTACGGCAATCTTAGGGTTGGATTCGCGGAAGCAGCTTAAAGATGGTTAATTATGTTGAAGTATATGCACCATATTATGTATGGGTATGTGAGTATGTATCTGGGCTCTACTGTTCCTGCTTATCATAGTGACACTACGATATGACAACCTATGCCATTATTCTGGAACAACAACAAGAGATGTAGATAAGGTGGCCCCCTTGTATAAAAGCTGATGTGGATATGATCCACCAAGCTTATCCTCCCATCAACTCTCCACTGCATGCTTAAGCTTAGCCTCCCACGACACGTAAACCGCGTGGCGAAGCTGCTGTCATCGGCATACTACTAAGTCATAGTGTACCAACTACATGTCGCCGGACAAGATGGTTTGCTACGGCAAGGCTTAGGGCTTTTACTGTTTGCAttcatgcatgcaataatgaatgGGGAGTGGAGGGGAGCTGTCACGGTCATGCATCTAAAGCTGGTCTTCCTCTTGAAGCTTGCTTGACACGATAAACCATGAAGAACGAACGAGGAGGGAGGGTAGGAGGAGTTGGTGCTGATTTGTTGGGTGCTTGCAGTTGTTTTAGAATGCCTGCTTGTGATAGACAGTGCTTACACCTAATCTGATTGATCAGCATTGCGGAATAAAATACACCCACCCGTGTAGCTACCGATGGTGTGATTTCGGTGGATGTGATGGCTTTGGCTTCGTGGGATTTAAATTCATTCGATTGACCCTCATAGAGCCAAAGCAAAAGTACAAGCAAACAATCCATTACTAAATCAATAGCATCCATGTCATGGCATGaaaacgttttttttttttttttgacaaata contains:
- the LOC104001038 gene encoding aspartic proteinase oryzasin-1 isoform X1 — its product is MSVICMMKMGRPFPACLLLLTLVVCLPGSADGLVRIGLKKRPLDRNGRLAARLSHPEELGVLAARKYGPLLRDSPGLEHGPDGPAEPDDGNIVALKNYMNAQYFGEIGIGSPPQNFTVVFDTGSSNLWVPSSKCYFSVACFFHAKYKSGRSSTYQKNGKSANIHYGTGSISGFFSQDHVTIGDIVIKDQAFIEATREPSITFLVAKFDGILGLGFEEISVGNAVPIWYNMVNQSLVKEPIFSFWFNRNANEGEGGEIVFGGTDREHYKGEHVYVPITKKGYWQFDMEDVLVGGQTTGFCSGGCAAIVDSGTSLIAGPTTVIAEVNQKIGADGVVSQQCKAVVAQYGETIMNMILAKEEPAKICSKIGLCAFNGTQGVSLGIKSVVDNQVEKLDSGLSNGMCSYCEMAVVWMQSQLTQNKTLEQVLNYLNELCERIPSPMGESAVDCNSLPSMPVITFNIGGRNFDLRPEQYILKVASGGSEQCISGFTALDVPQGPLWVLGDVFMGAYHTVFDYGNLRVGFAEAA
- the LOC104001038 gene encoding aspartic proteinase oryzasin-1 isoform X2, with translation MGRPFPACLLLLTLVVCLPGSADGLVRIGLKKRPLDRNGRLAARLSHPEELGVLAARKYGPLLRDSPGLEHGPDGPAEPDDGNIVALKNYMNAQYFGEIGIGSPPQNFTVVFDTGSSNLWVPSSKCYFSVACFFHAKYKSGRSSTYQKNGKSANIHYGTGSISGFFSQDHVTIGDIVIKDQAFIEATREPSITFLVAKFDGILGLGFEEISVGNAVPIWYNMVNQSLVKEPIFSFWFNRNANEGEGGEIVFGGTDREHYKGEHVYVPITKKGYWQFDMEDVLVGGQTTGFCSGGCAAIVDSGTSLIAGPTTVIAEVNQKIGADGVVSQQCKAVVAQYGETIMNMILAKEEPAKICSKIGLCAFNGTQGVSLGIKSVVDNQVEKLDSGLSNGMCSYCEMAVVWMQSQLTQNKTLEQVLNYLNELCERIPSPMGESAVDCNSLPSMPVITFNIGGRNFDLRPEQYILKVASGGSEQCISGFTALDVPQGPLWVLGDVFMGAYHTVFDYGNLRVGFAEAA